A single window of Cheilinus undulatus linkage group 12, ASM1832078v1, whole genome shotgun sequence DNA harbors:
- the slc13a2 gene encoding solute carrier family 13 member 2: MGSDSCFKNFLLWLWYHRNYFIIILTPILLLLLPLLVPSSEGRCGYAIALMALYWCTECLPLAVTALLPVVLFPMMGIMKAGDVSIQYLKDSNMLFIGGLLVAIAVEHWSLHKRIALRVLLLVGVRPSLLMIGFMVVSAFLSMWISNTATTAMMLPIAHAVLTQLKNTEARADARDFQAAAEYNQGFEMEVTETKEDLKETDEKEANPKIQPEDKEYEIQLSPEVLQEARMKEMDEKYDLLTKGMSLCVCYSASIGGTATLTGTTPNIILKGQIDELFPDNGDVINFASWFGFAFPNMVLMLVLTWCWLQFMFLGINFKQTFGCGVKSDRDREAYAVMREEYRKLGPMKFAEGAVLTIFVLLVLLWFTREPGFIKGWATVLFNMDGPYVSDGTIAILMSMLFFVIPSELPKCGGYGHNEKGKLIKAPPTLLNWQVVHERMPWNIILLLGGGFALAAGSEESGLSKWLGESLTPLQKIPPYAISMLLCLLIATFTECSSNTATTTLFLPILASMAIAIKIHPLYVMLPCTIAASLAFMLPVATPPNAIAFSFGNLKVIDMVKAGAILNVIGILTINLGINTWGYAMFNMGTFPEWAIVNGTKP; encoded by the exons gAAGGAAGATGTGGCTATGCTATCGCCCTCATGGCTCTGTATTGGTGCACAGAGTGTTTGCCTCTGGCTGTGACCGCACTCCTGCCTGTCGTCCTTTTTCCAATGATGGGCATCATGAAAGCTGGAGAC GTCAGTATTCAGTATCTAAAAGACTCCAACATGCTGTTTATTGGAGGTTTGTTGGTGGCCATCGCAGTGGAGCACTGGAGCCTTCATAAACGCATCGCTCTTCGAGTTCTGCTGCTGGTTGGTGTTCGTCCATCCCT GTTGATGATCGGGTTCATGGTTGTTTCGGCCTTCCTCTCCATGTGGATCAGTAACACAGCCACCACAGCCATGATGCTGCCCATTGCACATGCTGTTCTGACACAGCTAAAAAACACTGAGGCCCGCGCAGATGCTCGAGACTTCCAGGCTGCAGCTGAGTACAACCAGGGATTTGAAATGGAGGTCACAGAAACAAAAGAGGACTTAAAGGAAACAGATGAGAAAGAGGCAAACCCCAAGATTCAGCCAGAGGACAAAGAAT atGAAATTCAGTTGAGTCCAGAAGTCCTGCAGGAGGCCAGGATgaaagaaatggatgaaaagtacGACCTCCTGACTAAAGGGATGAGTCTATGTGTGTGTTACTCTGCCAGCATCGGGGGCACTGCAACACTCACTGGCACCACCCCTAACATCATCCTCAAGGGTCAAATTGATGA GCTCTTCCCTGACAATGGCGATGTGATAAACTTTGCCAGCTGGTTCGGCTTTGCTTTTCCCAACATGGTGCTCATGCTGGTGCTGACATGGTGCTGGCTCCAGTTCATGTTCCTGGGCATCAA CTTTAAGCAGACATTCGGCTGTGGCGTGAAAAGTGATAGAGATAGGGAGGCATACGCCGTGATGAGGGAGGAGTACAGAAAGCTGGGGCCGATGAAGTTTGCTGAGGGGGCAGTACTCACCATCTTCGTTCTGCTGGTGCTGCTTTGGTTCACAAGAGAGCCAGGCTTCATAAAGGGATGGGCAACAGTGCTCTTCAATATGGATGGACC GTATGTGTCAGATGGGACAATTGCCATCTTAATGTCCATGCTCTTCTTTGTCATTCCATCTGAGCTGCCCAAATGTGGAGGCTACGGTCATAATGAAAAAG GTAAACTGATAAAAGCCCCGCCCACTCTGCTGAATTGGCAGGTGGTCCATGAGCGAATGCCCTGGAACATCATCCTGCTGCTGGGAGGAGGCTTCGCTCTGGCAGCTGGCAGTGAG GAATCTGGTCTGTCCAAGTGGTTGGGTGAGAGCTTGACGCCTCTTCAGAAAATTCCTCCCTATGCCATCTCAATGCTACTCTGTCTGCTCATAGCAACCTTCACTGAGTGCTCCAGCAACACAGCCACCACCACCCTGTTCCTGCCCATACTGGCATCAATG GCCATTGCTATTAAGATACACCCATTATATGTGATGCTACCCTGCACTATTGCTGCGTCTCTGGCCTTCATGCTACCAGTGGCGACACCGCCCAATGCCATCGCCTTCTCTTTTGGAAACCTCAAAGTCATTGACATG GTGAAAGCTGGTGCCATATTGAACGTCATCGGGATTTTGACCATTAATCTAGGCATCAACACCTGGGGCTATGCCATGTTTAATATGGGCACCTTCCCTGAATGGGCCATTGTTAACGGTACCAAGCCCTAA